A single Triticum dicoccoides isolate Atlit2015 ecotype Zavitan chromosome 2A, WEW_v2.0, whole genome shotgun sequence DNA region contains:
- the LOC119354968 gene encoding uncharacterized protein LOC119354968, whose amino-acid sequence MDIVIMVTLSQCVIFGSHIPQGAPFSDSMSDDLRNKRRNNPAEEFGEEEQEKNTFILIGMETPVRIECIIANQLLCMVSGHACLFLREQGTYKKSPGSFT is encoded by the exons ATGGACATTGTCATAATGGTCACCTTATCGCAGTGTGTTATTTTTGGATCTCATATTCCTCAAG GCGCTCCATTCTCTGATTCGATGTCTGACGATCTGAGAAATAAGAGGAGGAATAATCCAGCAGAAGAATTTGGTGAAGAAGAACAAG AAAAGAATACCTTTATCCTGATAGGCATGGAAACACCGGTTCGCATTGAGTGCATCATCGCCAATCAGCTACTATGTATGGTCAGCGGACATGCATGCTTATTCCT TAGAGAGCAAGGGACATATAAGAAATCTCCAGGCAGCTTCACTTAG